The following is a genomic window from Rhinatrema bivittatum chromosome 12, aRhiBiv1.1, whole genome shotgun sequence.
tcgcccaaaAGTTGCATTAGGAGGGACAGCACAATAACTTTTGGGTGAAACTTGGGGGACAATTTTAAAGACATTACATTGGATATATCTGAACAGAGGAGTTGTCCTCCCCAGGTGCATACTGAAGGGTTTGCTGCTTCTTCAGATGATACTGAATTCCAGAATtgcctctgtctgcatccttGGGGGTGGATGATGAATGATGCTGACATTCTTGGATCAAATTCTTCTTCATAGGTGTCCTCGTCGGTAAACCCCGAGTCCATTTTGCCATCTCAGGcttttccttcctcttttttttatggCTTGTGTCTTCAGCTCCTTTTTGTGCTCCTAGTGAAGCTGTTTTTGTTAAATTAGTTTACTGAAGTTGGTTGCATATGCTGCCCCCACCCCCTACTTCCCCCGTAACTGGGCCAAGCCTCAGTCATGGGACAGTGGGGGGAGCAAGGCACGGGGCCAGATGGCATAAAACAATCGCATAAAGTTCAACTCCTCTCTACACTGCCAAAAGTTGCTTTGCAAAAACATGAAAATTCTTGTGTGGTTTCTGTGCAGTTGCCATATGATTTCTGTGATACAGCTGCTCAAATTTCTCATCTCTTCCATCTCTGTATAATTGCTACCATGCAGGGAATTTTATTATCTTTTCAGCTAGTATCTATTAAGCTATAATAAAAAATAGATGTACTGTCTATTACCCATCCTGAGCTGTAGAGTTTCCAAAGTCCGTGTGGCAAGAAGTAAAACTTATATTCCAAAAAGTTAACTTTATACATTGCTTCAGTTTAAGCAGCTCGGTCCCAGGGTTCCATGgtaaatcgactactgcaacaacGTGGATGAGGCCACGGGAGATGTACAGGGTCGCCACCAGGCTTGTTTAGCCCCACGACATGCATGGAGTGATAAACTCTGATTTGCCTTAGAAAAGAAGGGCTAGACTTCCACGCAAGCCATGGGGCAACGCCGCAACTGATCAGCCTGTTCAGGCTGAACCACCTGAAGCGGGAACCCTGTTGGTAACCAGGGGAACctaggggtgtgggggaggggggcaggataAATCAGGGCAAATCAGCTGTAGCAGAGACCCCCCACCTTTGATGGAAGagccagggaggggggaggaagtacCTGTTCGGACCATTCTGATACCTGTAGTTCCTGGCCTGCCCCTGATGTCTCCACTACACAGACCAAGGCAACTCCTCCCTGACTGCTGTTGGGAATGGAAAGTGAAGGCCGGGGGGGGATGCTATCGGGACACAGCCAGACATCACAGCTGCccagagagaggaaaaaggaagtgaaaatATCCCTTACAAGTCAGTGATgaagcctcacctagagtactgtgtttagttctggtgaccatatctcagaaaggatagagagaggTTAGAAGTGGTCAagagaaaggcaaacaaaattGAGTAGGGTCTTCCCTAAAAGACATGAGACAAGACATGTAAATCctagaaaagagaagagacagaggggatataccttcagtacctgaatgtaatctgcttcaaATTTCcaaaaggtaaaatataaatcaaataaataaatcagatatGAAACAGCGTTCATATCTAACTCATTCAGCACTAAGGTTTGAAATGCCTATATTAAAGAACTTGGGGACTCAGGAGGAACCCATTTTGAAGGTTTATATCAGATTTAATGTATGTCTCAAATCTGAATTATTTAATACAGTGCACATCGCATTAGATAGTACTTTAGAGGACAAATTGAATACAGCCTGATGATTCACCTGATTCTCATACTGGCTGTCAATCACTGACAAGGTATTACTACATGTGCTCATCTATGTAAATTGTAACCCGTTTGTGTTCCTGTACCCCTCTGAGATCGCGGCCTCTGTGTtcctctgctgttttgaaatccgGGCCCTAAAAATGTAGAATGCTGGTCAATATTCTGGTTGGACATATCAGAAGTGGCGGCTTGAAAGGATACATGCTTAACATCTTTCTCGCATGTGTACGTGAGCACTGTCATTTCCGGTTTCAAAGTAAGCAGCGTGGCCAATACAGCATTTTCTGAAGCGTGTTGTGAAGAAACAAGGTCAGTATAGGTTTATAGAAAAGCTTTTGTTAAtagcattttttcatttttgattatAGTTCATGGTTACGTTGCTGGCGTGAGTCCTGTTAGAAATATATTTAAATCATGTTGGAACAAGTTACGCTGTGGAGTGGGGCATGAGTCCCATTACAAATTCATTTCAGTCGTATGTTTGGAAGAAGTTCCATTGAGGAGTGGATGGCGAGATTAaagttttcaaacattttttggcATTCATTATAAGTAGGCATTACACTTTTTTCTAGAGAGTGATATTCAATAGTAGCTTATTATTGTCTTAATTGTAGGAATGATCATTCTAATAGTCTTCCCTGATGATGCCCTGGTCACATGGGGTGAAATGAAGAATTCTTTGTCGGGAATAATGTAAACAAAAATTTTCCCAGCAAGTAGAGGTGTCAGTATTCGATTGAAGAGGGAAATCCTTAGAGAAACCCTTATACAAACCATGCCGAATACTCCAGATGAGTTGACAGTGAAAAGCTTTCTAAATTATAAAACTGATTTGAATATATCTTTAATGATCATGTCTAAGAGATTCACTTTGTGCTGATTTTAGATATGATACTAATGCAATTTTGTTTgcctatgtattttattattatgtgaGTATATGATggattttcaagtgctaaaatggggtcaccaTGGCTTAAACTTTGGGAAGCCCTGTATTATTGGTATTACATGAGACACCATGTTGCTTTAAGTCTGGCTGACCCAGCCCTGAAAcctgaatttattttccttagttaACTTGGGTTGACCTGAATGACTTTGATTAATATTCATATTCACCTATCACAGGAAAATAAGAAGTGTTGttctgggtcagatcaatggtccatcGAGGCCAGCATCCTGCCACTGACAGTGGCAAATGCAGGTTGCTTGGAAGTACCCAATAAATCTTAATAAGGAGATAGTTTCCAGCTCCCAGGTTTTCTCCAAGCCTACccattaatagctgttaatggacctgtcctccagaaatgtatctaaaacttttttaaatccagctataatACTGGCTaatttttgtgggggttttttagtGCTGGCTGGCTCAGATGAGCTCAGGGATGGTCAAGAAAGTTTTTCTTGATTTCAAAAGCTCTCTCACCAAACCTAATGACTTGCAGCAGCAGCTAGACAGTCATTAAAGCTCAACTTTATGGGGAATTCACAGTTGAGCTTGCCCCGACTTAAAGAGCCAAATCAGAAACTAAGCTAACTCAGATGAGATCTCCCCCAGACGAAGCTCCTGAAAGATGGAGTTCGGGACTATCTGAAATGCATTTCTAAGTATCTTTTAGTGCTTTAGGAGTGCCTGTCTTTTATGTTTCACTTATTCAAATTTTAGGGTGACCAGGTCAAGATGAAAATCTGCTTTGGCAAAGAATAACTAATCTGTAACTTCAtccacaccccctctccctgGAGCTAAGAGGTAGCTTTGGTGAAATCTGAGCTGGACTACCCTTTTCCAATCCCACAGTAAGAAATGAGCATATAACAGCACTGCATGAGTAAGCATGTGACATCACAACACCCAATATAttcagttagctggctaaatgcttttgagtaTGGAACTTTACTCCAGGCATCTAGTGATGGAAGCTACAGCTAATATTAAACCGTGTTTCACAGTTTGAGTCTGATATTCTAGTGTGCTCAGTAGATAGACAACGTCATATATCAAGAAATTAAGAATCAACATATTCTATAACCTCCTCCTTATATTATATCAAAGATTTTTAGATCTTTAAACATCATTCTTCTTGCATGCCACAAGATAAATGTTACAGTCGTAATCACAGAACTGAAAAACTTCTTTATCATAATCGCGGGGCAGCAGCTCCAGATCCTTGATGGCTAATCCGGCTTCCATAACTGCTTTCCTCAGGAACTCTTCTTCCAAGGTCAGGATTGAGAATTGCTTTGACCCAGACATGAAGGAGGTACTGCCCAGGATACTGGTGATGATTAAGTGGCCCCCTATTTTCAGCAGGGATGAGAGATTTCTCAGGACAGCCCAGTAGGTATCCAGATCTTTGCAAGCGCATTCCAGGCAGCCAACGGTGAGCACGGCGCCTGCTTTTGGCAGCACCACTGGTGCCAGGGGGTTGCTGTTAGTGACATCACATTTTATCTCTTGTTTTGACTGATCATCCTAGCTTTTCTTGCTTTTCAATCACCTTTCCACTAAACATAAAACATAGGCAGTAAGATACATCAGTAATTCAGCTGCAGTTTAGTATTGTTTGGGTAGAAGTGGTGTGTGCGGCAAGTTTTAGTTTACCTGCTCTGCATGAGCTCTGGATTTGTACATAGATGTGAAGGTCATGGCCTTTCAGCTCTATGTGCCATCAATCTGGTTACTTTTGTAACCCCACCCaggtgtgcctgtcctgcacaAGTGGGggcataaaagaatttgtttctctccGGGGCTGGAACCTCACACCAGCTAATTCTCTCACATGTACTCCCTCTCCCAGGCTGGATCCTTtggaagtgtgtgtgggggggggaggggggagataaaCTTCCAGGGCCCAAACTGACAGGGGTGAAGTCTTCACACATTCCCTTTTGTTTCCCCTGGGAAGCTGTTTGTCCTTActgtgggtgcagtgagtgcaaaatAAAAACTCTGGAGTCACTTCAGTAGTGtcaaaaattaaagtctttacacTAGTGATGAGTGGCCAAACTTAAATTGCAGCACCACACAATTCTCTTCTCAATTCCTTACCGTCTctttcctctgtctgtgcaggactcGCTTGCATCGGGGCATCTACTGTCTTGGATTTAGGAAAAAATAGAATTCCCGGATGGGCAGGGTCTTTTAAGATGggcaaaacccctttgaaattgACAAAATGGCAAAGATtatatggcacagagagtaaaaaATCTTCTCCTTCATCTCCCCAAGGTGGTGAATACTGGATGAGTGTCCACAATGATGTTGCTCTCCTTTTCTCctggttagcagatcttctggatctccttGATTTTGCACAGTCCCTTTAGTTCTCTCTCCCTAGATCCCTGATGAGTAGGATCCTCTTGCTTctggcaggaaggaagggcagccaaaatgtccTCCTGGATTTTCTAACAAAAAATCTTTTCCCCAA
Proteins encoded in this region:
- the LOC115074294 gene encoding indolethylamine N-methyltransferase-like translates to MTFTSMYKSRAHAEQSKQEIKCDVTNSNPLAPVVLPKAGAVLTVGCLECACKDLDTYWAVLRNLSSLLKIGGHLIITSILGSTSFMSGSKQFSILTLEEEFLRKAVMEAGLAIKDLELLPRDYDKEVFQFCDYDCNIYLVACKKNDV